TATTATTGTTACCCTCACTTTAAAGCCTTTTGCAGACTATGCTCAGACTCCGATTACTATTGCGGCATTTATATCTCTTTTCGTTTGTCTTATTCCGACAACTATCGGCGGTCTGCTTTCTGCAATCGGAATTGCGGGAATGGATAGAGCACTGAGAGCGAACGTGATTACCAAAAGTGGAAAAGCAGTAGAAACAGCAGGAGATATTGATGTTTTGCTGCTTGATAAAACCGGAACAATTACCATTGGAAACCGTAAAGCAACTCAATTTCATCCTTCTAATGGAATTCAGATTGATGAATTTATTAAAGCTTCGGCATTAAGCTCTGTCGCAGATGAAACACCTGAAGGAAAATCAATCATTGAACTGAGTGCATTAAAATCCGAAGATTTATTGGTTGCTAATCCTACTTATATTGATTTTACAGCAGAAACCAGAACTTCAGGGATAGATTTTGAAGAAACAAGAATCCGTAAAGGAGCTTATGATACCATAAAAAAACTGACTGAAAAAGCCGGGAATATTTTCCCGCAGGAAACCCAGGATGCAGTAACCAAAATTTCTGAAAACGGAGGAACTCCTTTAGTCGTAGCCGTTGATGAAAAAGTATGGGGAGTTATAGAACTTCAGGATATTATCAAAACAGGAATTCAGGAACGTTTCCAGAGATTAAGAAAGATGGGGGTCAAAACGGTAATGGTAACCGGAGATAACCCTCTGACGGCCAAATTTATCGCAGAAAAAGCTGGAGTAGATGACTTTATTGCCGAAGCCAAGCCTGAAGATAAGATGAATTACATCAAAAAGGAACAGCAGGAAGGTAAGCTGGTAGCCATGATGGGTGACGGTACCAATGATGCTCCGGCACTGGCACAAGCGGATGTAGGCGTAGCAATGAACAGCGGAACTCAGGCTGCAAAAGAAGCTGGTAATATGGTAGACCTTGATAATGACCCTACAAAACTGATCGAAATTGTGGAAATCGGGAAGCAGCTGCTGATGACAAGAGGAACCTTGACGACTTTCAGTATTGCGAATGACGTTGCAAAGTATTTTGCCATTATTCCTGCGCTATTTATCACTTTTATTCCTTCGCTTCAGAAACTGAATATTATGAATCTTCATAGCCCGGAAACAGCCATCTTATCGGCAGTTATCTTCAATGCGATCATCATTCCGTTTCTGATTCCGCTGGCGTTGAAAGGAGTGGCTTACAAACCGATTGGTGCAAGTGCATTATTGAGAAGAAACCTTTTGATCTATGGTCTAGGCGGGGTAATTGTTCCGTTCATCGGGATCAAAATCATTGATCTGGTAATCAGTTTATTCTATTAAAATTTAAAAAATGAAAAATCATATTGTTTCAGCATTCAGATTAACTCTTGTAATGTTGGTGGTTACAGGTATTTATCTAGCAGTTGTATATGGAGGTTCTAAAATACTTCCCAACAAAGGAAACGGAGAAATTGTTTACAGTAAAGGGCAGAAATTTTATGCTAATATCGGGCAGGAATTTAAATCTGAAAAATACTTTCACGGCCGCCCTTCCTCAGTCAATTATAACGCAGCAGGAAGTGGGGGAAGTAATAAAGGCCCAAGCAACAAAGAATATCTGGAAACTGTACAAAAAAGAATTGATACTTTAAAAATGAACAACCCTGAAATGGGAAATGTCAAAGTTCCTGTAGAGCTGGTAACAGCAAGCGGAAGCGGACTGGATCCGGATATTTCTGAAGAAGGAGCATTGTACCAGGCAAAGAGAATTGGAAAAGTGAGAAATGTTTCAGAAGAGCAAGTCAAAAGCTTAATTAATAACCAGACTGAAAAGCCTTTCTTAGGACTTTTCGGACCATCAAAAGTAAATGTTCTGAAGCTTAATATTGCTTTGGATCAGTTAAAATAATAAATTTAATAATCTCATAATCATGTCAGGGTTTTAAACCTTGACATGATTTACATACCTTTAAATAAACGTGAAAAAATATCTAGTTATAAGTGCATTATTAGGACTATCTTTAGCCAAAGCACAGTCATCCGATTCATTGAAAATTGGTAATAAAGTTACATTTTCTGCTTATGCAGAACTATTTTATACTTATGATTTTAATGAGCCGGGCAATCATATGCGTCAGAACTTTTTATACTCATATAACAGACATAATGAAATGAACCTCAATCTGGGGTTGGTTAAAGCCAATTATCAGAGTGAAAATCTCCGTGCTAATGTAGCTCTAATGGCTGGAACGTATGCCCAGGATAATATGGCAGCTGAACAAAATGCTTTACGCTATGTAAATGAAGCTAATATTGGGATCAAAATATCAAAAAATAAAAATTTATGGATTGATGCAGGGATTATGCCTTCTCATATTGGTTGGGAAAGCGCTATCGGAAAGGATAATATCAACCTGACCAGAAGTTTTGCAGCGGAAAATTCTCCTTATTTTGAAACAGGTGCTAAAATTTCTTATACATCAGATAACGGAAAATGGTTTTTAAGCGGATTAGTATTGAATGGATGGCAAAGAATTGCAAAACCGGAAGGGAACCAGAGTATTTCTTTCGGACATCAGGTGACTTACAAACCTAATGAGAAAATCACCCTGAACAGCAGTTCATTCGTCGGAAATGATAAAGCAAAAGAAGACAAAAAAATGCGATATTTTCATGATTTATATGGAAGCTTCCAGCTGACAGAACAATTTTCTGCTGTATTGGGATTTGATATCGGAGCCGAGCAGAAATCAAAAGGAAGTGAGCAGTATAACATCTGGTACAGCCCGAATGTATTAATGAAATATCAGTTTGATAACAAATGGGCACTGGCAGGAAGATTGGAGTATTACAACGATAATAACGGTGTCATTATCAATACCGGAACTCCTAATGGATTTCAGACTTTTGGATATTCTCTCAATGTAGATTATGCGATCTTTAAAAATGTGGTTTTCCGTACAGAAGCTAGAGGTTTTACAGCTAAAGATGCCATTTTTGCAAAAAATGATGAATTTAAAAAAGGAAATTTCTTCATCACAACAAGTCTTGCAGCCTGGTTTTAGAAAACAGTTTAACCACAGCTAAAAGTGTTTAAAGTAAAATTAAAAAGAATAAAATCAATGTCATCAGCAAAAGATTTTTTAGAACTGATTCAAAAATCCCGTAAAGGAAAATTCAAAATTTATATAGGGATGAGTGCAGGTGTAGGGAAGACTTTCCGTATGCTTCAGGAAGCGCAAGCTCTATTGCGAAATGGCATTGATGTAAAGATTGGCTATGTTGAAACTCATGGCAGGGAAGAAACGGTAGCCCTTGTTGACGGTCTTCCTGAAATTACAAGAAAATCAGTTTTTTATAAAGGAAAAAACCTTGAAGAAATGGATCTTCAGGCCATTATCAATGAACATCCTGAAGTAGTTTTGGTGGATGAGCTGGCTCATACCAATGTGGAAGGCTCTAAAAATAAAAAAAGATGGCAGGATGTGCTTGAAATTCTTGATAACGGAATCAACGTTATCAGTGCTATGAATATTCAGCACATCGAAAGCCTGAATGAAGAGGTAAAGAAAATTACAGGAGTAGAAGTGGCAGAGAGAGTTCCGGATAAAATACTGGCACTCGCTGATGAAGTGGTGAACATTGACCTTACAGCTGATGAACTGCTGACCCGTTTAAAAGAAGGAAAAATTTACAAAAAAGAAAAAATTCAGACCGCACTGAGCAATTTCTTCCAAAGCGGGCATATTCTCCAGCTTCGTGAACTGGCTTTAAAAGAAGTGGCCACCCATGTGGAAAGAAAGGTAGAGACAGAGATCAAAACTGAAAATTTTAAACCTATAAAATTCCTGGCTTGTATCAGCAGCAATGAGAAGATTGCTAAAACAATTATCCGTAAGACGGCAAGATTAGCCAGTTATTATAACAGTCCATGGACGGTTTTGTACATTCAGAAACCCTCTGAAAATCCTGAAAAAATTGCATTGGATAAACAGCGGTATTTAATTAATAATTTTAATTTAGCACAGGAATTAGGTGCCAAAGTAGTCCGGATCAAAGAAAACAGTGTTCATAACGGAATCCTGGAATATGTGATTGATCACAATATTACAACAGTCTGTATTGGGAAACCTCATGCCAGTTTCTGGCAGCGGATGTTGGGGTACAGCTGGATCTATACCCTGATGAACAGGCTGAATGAGAGACAGATAGATATTATTATTTTATCTTAAAAAATAATGAAACTTAAAACGAAACTTACCTTAGGCGTTGGCCTTTTATTTCTGCTGATTGTTTTGCTTTCAGTGATAGGTTCTGTATATATCAATAAATTAAAATCCGATACTGAGAAAATTCTTACAGCCAATTACAACAGTCTGGAATTTTCCAAAAATATGCTTCTGGCACTGGATAATATCAGTACAGACAGTACCGTTGCGGTAGCAGATTTTCAGAAAAATAACAAACTGCAGGAAAAAAATCTTACAGAATTTGGAGAAAAAGAAGCCACTCAGAATCTGAATCTGCATTTTAACAGCTACCTGAAAGCTCCTGATATCAATAAAGAAAAACTCATCCGTGAGGATCTCGCCAAGATTATGTCTTTGAATATGAAAGGCATAGAACGAAAGAGTGATATCGCGATTATTACAGCAGAAAATGCCACTTTTTGGATCGTAAGTTTAGGAACCGTATGCTTTCTGATTGCTTTTATCCTGCTTTTCAATTTGCCGCAAACTATTGCGGAACCTATCAACCAGCTCACTTTCAGTATCAAACAAATTGCTGATAAGAACTATAGTGAAAGGGTTCATTTCAAAGGAAGTGAAGAGTTCAACAGCCTGGCAGATTCATTCAACAGCATGGCGGAAAAACTTCAGGAGTATGAAAGCAGTACACTTTCCAAACAATTAATGGATAAAAAACGAATCGAAACACTGGTCAACAATATGCATGATGCAGTGATTGGTCTGGATGAGAATCATTTCATCTACATGATCAATGATGAAGCGTTGAAAATCACAAATCTTCATAAGGAAGATATTATTGGAAAAACGGCTCATGAAGTAGCCATCAACAATGATCTGATGCGCGAACTGCTGAAAAATATAGATCATCCGGTAAAAGACCCTATCAAAATTGTCCGTGATAATAAGGAAAACTATTTTGAACAGGATATTATTCCTATCAATATTGTAAAAACAGGGGAGAAAGAGAAGAAATACATCGGAAAGGTAATTTTGTTACGAAATATTACACCTTTTAAAGAACTGGATTTTGCTAAAACCAACTTCATTGCAACCATTTCCCATGAGCTGAAAACTCCAATTTCCGCTATAAAGATGGGCGTTCAGCTTCTTGGGAACCAAAAGTTCGGGGAACTGAATGAGCAGCAGCAGGAATTGTTAAAAAGCATCAATGAAGACGGACAGCGCTTACTGGATATTACAGGGGAACTCCTTAACCTTTCTCAGGTAGAATCCGGAAATATCAGACTGACTGTAGATAAATGTTCCCCTAAAGAAATCGTAGAGACTGCTGTAAAAAATGTAGAAAAATTGGCTGAGCAGAAAAATATCTCCATCAGTACAGAATATCTGTTGGAAGATAGCGATGCGGTGACTGCTGATTTTGATAAAACAGTCTGGGTGATGAATAATTTCCTCACCAATGCTGTAAAACATTCTTTTCAGGATGAGAATATTAAGATTGTGGTAGAAAAAATCAATTCATTTATTCAGTTCAGTATTATTGATACAGGAAGCGGGATTGATGAGAAATACCATCGCCAGATCTTTGACCGCTATTTTCAGGTTCCGGGAGAACATCAGAATGGAACAGGATTGGGATTGGCCATTTCAAAAAACTTCATTGAAAAACAACACGGAGAAATAGGAGTGAAGAGTTCCCTGAATAATGGAAGTACGTTTTACTTCAGACTGCCGGTTTCATAAAGATTAAATAACGTATTCAAACACCTTATAGGTTTTATAAACCTATAAGGTGTATTCATCTATAAGAAAATATCAGATCCTTCTCAATAAAAAATTTCTAATCCTATTCTTTATATTTGCCATAAAAATAGGAATGAGAAAAACTTTAGGGCTCTTATTATTTTCAGTTTTACTGAGTATTCAGGCCTCTGCACAGACTTTCACATTAGAAAAGCTTAATGGGTTTAATAAACTTACCATGGATGAGTTTAAAAAGGAAATGAAAGAACTTCAGTTTCAATTTTACGATAGAACAGAAGGGCTTGGCTTCTTTTTAACCGAATATGATTCCCCTGACTACACCTCAAAAATTGGAAAGTTTGAATACAAGGAAGAAAAATCAGAAGACAGAATTGAATTTGAGTTTAAAAACAAAAAAGAGTATGATCAGTATCTTAAACTGATGTTGGCTGCTGGGTATAAAGAAACAGAAAAAGGAAAGATCATTACCAAAGAGCCTTATGTGGATTACTACAGGAATAAAGAACATGTCAGGCTGATTCTGCCAAAGACAGGGGAAAGTTTTCCATATACTATTATTGTTTTTAAATAAATAAAAGAAGGATTCTGCTACCAGAATAATCTTTAAATGATTTTAAATAAAATTTTCTAAATTTGAACTTAAATCACATAAGATGAACACATCAGATTTAAAAATTGATTTAATTAACAGGATTACCCAACTAAAGGAGGCTAGAATCATTGAAGAAATTCAAAAGATACTGGATTTTGAATTGGATCAGAATGACTATATTCTTACTGAGGAGCAAAAAGAAAGAGTTGCTGAAGGCAGAGAAGAATATAAGAATAAAAAGTACCTTTCTGAAGATCAGGCTAACCAGGATATTGAAGAATGGCTAAAAGAAAAATAATCTGGACCGTTAAGGCCGATCAGGAAAGAAGAGATATTCTTGAATATTGGATCCTCAGAAATAAATCTAAAACTTTCAGTATAAAACTCAACAGGCTGATCATATATAATATTGGAGTATTAGCAGATCATCCTGCAATTGGAAGGAAAACAGATGTTGAAAAGGTAAGGGTGAAAATCGTAAGAGATTACCTTATATTTTATGAATTTTCAAATACTGAACTTATCATACTTTCGGTTTGGGATGGAAGGAGAGAAAGTAAAAAGTAAGAAGTTATAGTATGAATTCCACTTACTTTACGATAATATAAAAGGCTGTGAAATCTATCACAGCCTTTTATGTTATAAATGATATTTCTTACTGTTTCTCAATCAAATCCAGAAACTGCTGTTCATCAAGAATCGTAATCGTTCCGATGTCCTGAGCTTTTTTCAGTTTACTTCCGGCTTTTTCACCTACTACAAGGTAATTAAGGTTTTTCGACACTGCAGAAATATTTTTTCCTCCATGCTTTTCTACCATCTCTTCTGCAGATTCTCTGGTGAATAAAGATAATTTTCCGGTGAAAAGGAATGTTTTTGCTTCGAGAACGTTTGATAAAACTTCATTTGTGCTTTCTCCTTTTTCAAGCTGTACACCGTAAGATTTTAAACGCTCAATCATCAATAGGTTTTCAGAATTCTGGAAGAACTCAACGATGCTTACTGCAATTTTAGCACCGATATCTTCTACCTGGCAAAGCTCTTCCACAGTCGCATTTTTCAATTCTTCAATGGTTGGGAAGTTTTTTACCAGTTTCTTGGCTACCGTTTCCCCTACATGTTTGATACCGATTCCATATAATACTTTCTCAAAAGCTATTTCTTTGGATTTCTCAATTCCTGAGATGATATTCTGAGCAGATTTTTCAGCCATTCTTTCCAATGGAAGAAGCTGTTCTTTTGTTAAAACATAAAAATCAGCAGGATTTTCAACCAGCTTTTCTCTGTACAGCTGTTCAATAGTTTCACTACCCAGGTTGTCAATATTCAATGCTTTTCTGGAAACGTAGTGAATCATTCTTCCTACCACTTGTGGCGGACAGTGAAGTTCGTTTGGGCAGAAATGGATAGCCTGATCTTCAATTTTTACCAGTTCAGTACCGCATTCAGGACAATGTTTAATGTATTCTACTTCTTTACTTTCTTCCGTTCTTTTTTCCGTATTTACCCCTACAATTTTCGGGATAATTTCACCTCCTTTTTCTACGTATACAAAATCATTTTCATGAAGATCCAGTTTCTTGATGATATCTTCATTATGGAGAGAAGCTCTTTTTACGATTGTTCCGGCCAGCAAAACAGGTTTAAGGTTGGCAACGGGGGTGATAGCGCCCGTTCTTCCCACCTGATAAGACACACTCTGAAGTTCTGTCTCTACCTTTTCAGCTTTAAATTTGTAAGCCATTGCCCAACGCGGAGATTTAGCTGTATATCCAAGCTGTCTCTGCTGTTGTAATGAATTCACTTTTAAAACGATACCGTCAATTTCAAAAGGAAGATTATGACGTTCAGTATCCCAAAACGTAATAAATTCCTGTACTTCAGCCATTGTTTTACATAATTTGGCCTGCTGTGATGTTTTGAACCCCCAGCTCTGGGCTTTTTGAAGTAATTCCCAATGTGTTTCTGCTGGAATATCCTCAGAGATAAACTGATACAGTACAGAAGAAAGTCCGCGCTTTCTTACCTCAGCACTGTCCTGCATTTTCAAGCTTCCGCTGGCAGTATTTCTCGGATTCATAAAAGGATCCAGGCCTTCTTCCTCACGCAGTTTATTGATTTTGTCAAAGTTTTTTCGGGTCAGATAAATTTCTCCACGCATGAAAAAATGAGCCGGGAAATCACCTTTTAAAGTCAAAGGAATATCTGAAATGGTTCTCACGTTCGGAGTAATTTCATCTCCCTGGAAACCGTCACCACGGGTCACTGCCTGTGACAGCTTTCCGTTTTCATAAAGAATAGAAATAGAAGCACCATCATACTTCAGCTCAGCAACAAATTCTACAGGATCTTCAATTGTTTTGATGATTCTCTTTTCCCAGTCTTCCAGATCATCAAAATCATAGGAATTGTCCAGAGAATACATTCTGAATTTATGCTGGATTGTAGGAAAAACCTTGGTAACACCGCCACCTACACGTACTGTAGGAGAATTTTCATCATAAAATTCAGGATATTGGGCTTCCAGATTCTGTAGTTCTTCCAGAAGCATATCAAATTCAAAATCCGTAACGGTAGGAGTATCCAGTAGGTAATAGTTTTCGTTATGCTGGTGAAGCTCTTTGCGGAGCTGTTCTATCTTTTGTTGAATGTTTTCAGACATTGGTTTTCTATCTTTTGAGCAAAAATAACTAAAGTAATCGCATTTAAAAAATAACGGAATTAAATATTACAGGAAAATTAAGAATACGTAATATGCCTTAACCAACTGGTTTTGCAGTAAATAAAACATGTGTTTAAAGTAATTTAACATATCGTTCTGATTTAATTAAAAAAATGTTAAAACTTTCTTAAACAGCCTGCCTTTAAAGTCAAGATACCTTTGCACATCTAATGGAAAGAAACCTCTGATGATGTATTGATATGAAAATCAAAGAGGTTCTGGACGATCACAAAAAAATTAATCATAAAGATCTTCGGAAGAAATGAAAAAAGTAAAGATTGTACTGGGATTATTGTTTTTAGGGCTTGGGACAATGGCTTATGCACAGACCACGCAGGCTTCTATTGTAGGGAAAGTTACCGGGCCTGGAAGTACGGCTCAGGAAAAAGTGAAAGTAACGATCGTGAATGAGTCTACAGGATTCAGAACGGAAACGGAAACCAACTCAAAAGGGGAGTATATTTTTAAAGAAATTCCTCTTGGTGGGCCTTACACAGTCATTGTAAACGATGATAAAAAAGAAGGTTACAATGTCAACTTCGGTGATCAGGTGACTGTGAATATGGATCTTGGTAATGAAAAGAATATTGAAGAAGTAAAGATTACAGGAAACCTTAAAAACAAGATCGGAAACCTGGGTGCAGCAACAGCCATTTCGGCTAAAAATATCAGTATGCTTCCAGTGAACGGACGAAATTTTGCGAATCTTGCCGAGCTGTCCCCATTAAGCGGAAAAGGAGGAAACCTTTCCGGGCAGCTAGGATCTTCTACCAACTTTACGATTGATGGGATGACCGCCAAAAACCCAACTTCTGCAGGAGCTACAACCAGCCGAAGCGGTGCCCCTTTTTCTATTTCCATTGAAGCAGTACGTGAATTCAAAATTACCACCAACCAATATGATGTGACATTGGGAAGAAGTGGTGGTGGAACCGTAAGTGCCGTTACCAAATCAGGAACCAATAAATTTTCAGGAAGCGCCTGGGAATATTTAAGAACAAATTGGCTTTCCAGTCCATATGATATCAGAGGAAACAAAAGAGATAATGATTTCTCTACTTCCCAGTTCGGATTTTCATTGGGGGGACCGATTATTAAAAATAAATTACATTTCTTCGTAGCATGGGATCACCAGCTGGATTCAAGACCTTTGGCTATTGCAGATATCAAATCTCAGGATGATGAGAAGAGATTCAGTACTACTACGCAGACGCTTAATCAGTTTCTGGATATCGCAAGAGCAAAATATGGGGTAGGAAGCGGCCCGCAGTTCGGAACTTTTGATAAAGTAAGAAACTCTGATGCTGCATTCTTACGTTTAGACTGGCAGATCAACGAAAAAAACTTATTAACCCTAAGAAATAATTTCACCTACGATCTTAATAAAAACGGCTTGGGTGACAATACCAATATCAATTTCTTTGAATCTTACGGAAATGATAAAAACCTTGATAACAGTTTATTGTTAACCTTAAGATCAAATCTGCAGCCTAATTTAACCAATGAATTAAAAGCTCAGTACCTTTACACTTTCCAGAACAGTTATCAGAACAATCAATTGGGAAAACCCGTACCAAGAGCTATTGTAGAAGGAGTAGCTTCAAGTGCCGGATCTACTAATATTCAGATTGGAGGACACCGTTTTGGGCAGGAAAGCTTTAGAAATAACGTAATCCAGGTGGTAGATAACTTATATTACAATACGGATAAAGTAAAATATACCTTTGGAGCTGATTTAATGTATACAACTGCAAAATCAGTATATGGAAGTGAGGTGAACGGAAGGTTCCATTTCCAGGGAATGAGCAATTTTGATGCGATGACTCCTTACAGATTTTACAGAGAAGTTCCACTGGTGGAAGATCCGTCTGTAAGATCAAATATCTGGAATATTGGTGTATACGGTCAGTTTCAGACCAAAATCGCAAAAGGTCTTGATTTAATGGCAGGTTTAAGATTAGACTATGGAGGCTATCCAAAAGCAGAATTCAATCAAAAATTGTTTGATGAAATGGGAATCAGAACGGATAACAAAATCAAATCATTTGTTGTTCAGCCAAGATTCCAGTTTGACTGGAACATTAATGAAGGAAATAAAGACTTCCTGAAGTTCGGTGCCGGAATTTTCTCTTCCGATATCAACAATTATATGATCATCAACAACCTTGTATTCGATGGGAAACATCTGGCTACAGTGGATGTAACGGGTAAAGATGTTCCTTTCCCGGATTTCAACAGCTACAGAAATGATTATAATTCTGTTCCATCCCTTTCCCAGTATCAGATTCCAACCATCAACTATACGGGTAAAGATGCAAAAATCCCAATCGTTTATAAAGCGAATATCTCTTATACCCATTTCTTCAATGAAAGGTTCAGAGCAGGAATTGCAGGATATATGGCTTTAGGTAGAAATAATTACTATTACTACGACAGAAACATGGTGGCAAACCCTTTCTTTACTTTAGCTAATGAAGGCGGACGAGGAGTATTCATTCCCACAAGTGCTATTACCAATAATGCCAATAACAGTGTAAGTTTTGATTGGAAGCAGGGAAGAATCAATAATAAGTTCGGAAGAGTATTGGAATTGGTGAGTGACGGTAAAGTAAACCAGTTCTCATTCGTAATCGATACAAGTTACCGTTACTGGAAAGACGGAGAAATCACAGCGAGTTATACTTGGTCTGATATCAAAGACAATACTTCTTATAACGGAAATGTAGCTAACTCTGCTACATTGTCTACGATGATTCAGAGTGACCCGAGAGATTTAAGAATGACCTATTCTGATAACCAGTTCCGTAATAAAGTAGTTATTTATGGTAACTCACCTACCATTGCCGGATTTACGTTAGGAATCAGGTATTCAGGAATCGGAGGTACCCGCTTCTCTGCAACCACAGGAGGAAATATCAATGGTGACTTTGTAGATTCCAATGACCTTGCTTTTATCTTCCCGAATATCACCAAAGCTATTCTGGATGATCCACAGGTAGGGCAGGCTCTGAAAGATTATATCAATGAATACAATGGCAAAATTGCAGAACGTAACGGAGGTAAAAACGGATTCTATGGAGTTTGGGATGTACGTGTAGCAAAGAAAATTAAATTTGATAAAGTAGGTGCTTTTGAACTTTCTGTAGATATCTTTAACGTAGCCAATCTTCTTAACAAAGAATGGGGTGTAAACAAATCATACGGAAACACCTCTCTGTATAAAGTAACCAAGTTTAACAAGGATACGATGCAGTATGAATACACCAAAAACGTAAGTGGAGGTGGCTTGGTTCCGCTATCCGGAAATCCATACCAGATCCAGATCGGAGCGAAGTATTCCTTCTAATTTCTGTTTATGAACCACTGAAGACATATAAGAATTTGAAACGGCTAATTGGTTTGACATAACCTTATTTTTAGCCCGAAAATCTTGTATGTCTTTGTGGTTTCCACTTTTTAATAACTACCTTTATCAGAAGTTTCATGACTTCTTTTTTAAATTATCTAAATTATATTATGAAAAATTTTATCTTAGGGTTAGCAGTTTTAAGTACAGTTATGATGAAAGCACAAACCCAGATCATCGCCCATAGAGGATATTTCCAGGCTCAGCCTCCTACAACGGAAAACTCCCTTCAATCATTGGAGAATGCCCAGAAATTAAAAATATATGGATCCGAATTTGATGTTAGAATGACAAAAGACGGTGTATTGGTGATCAACCATGACGAGCACCATGGTAATATAGAAATTTCCGAGGCTACTTTCAAAGAATTGGAAGCCGTGAAATTATCCAACGGAGAAAACTTTCCTACTTTAAAAGATTATTTGAAACAGGGTAAAAAAGATAAATCTCTGAAGCTGATTGTTGAGATTAAACCAGCCAAAACTCCTGAAATTGAAAATGAGATTACTCAAAAAACAATCAAAATGATCAAGGATATGAAGCTGGAATCTCAAAGTGAATTTATTTCTTTCAGTCTTAATATCTGTAAAGAGATCAAAAAGTTAGCTCCTGCCTTTAAAGTTCAGTATCTGAATGGTGAATTGTCTCCGGAACAGATCAAAAAAGAAGGATTGGACGGGATGGATTACCACTACAGCGTTTTCCAGAAAAATCCTACATGGATTGCTGAAGCTAAAGCATTAGGACTAATCACCAATGCATGGACAGTAAATGACGTTGCCGTATACGATGAACTGAAAAAGCAGGGAATCGGGTTTGTAACAACCAATATTCCTGATCAGTTAAAGAATAAATAGCGATTCAATATCCTTCACAAATAGTAAAGCTGAAGGGCAAAATATTCCCCTCCTCCGGAGGGGTGGCGAAAATTCAAAGAATTTTTGACGGGGTGGTTTATACCCATCTCAATTAAATAAACAATAATTAAGAATTTACACAGTCTGCCTCTTTTTAAGGGCAGACT
The nucleotide sequence above comes from Chryseobacterium sp. 7. Encoded proteins:
- a CDS encoding type II toxin-antitoxin system RelE/ParE family toxin, with translation MAKRKIIWTVKADQERRDILEYWILRNKSKTFSIKLNRLIIYNIGVLADHPAIGRKTDVEKVRVKIVRDYLIFYEFSNTELIILSVWDGRRESKK
- the ligA gene encoding NAD-dependent DNA ligase LigA, with translation MSENIQQKIEQLRKELHQHNENYYLLDTPTVTDFEFDMLLEELQNLEAQYPEFYDENSPTVRVGGGVTKVFPTIQHKFRMYSLDNSYDFDDLEDWEKRIIKTIEDPVEFVAELKYDGASISILYENGKLSQAVTRGDGFQGDEITPNVRTISDIPLTLKGDFPAHFFMRGEIYLTRKNFDKINKLREEEGLDPFMNPRNTASGSLKMQDSAEVRKRGLSSVLYQFISEDIPAETHWELLQKAQSWGFKTSQQAKLCKTMAEVQEFITFWDTERHNLPFEIDGIVLKVNSLQQQRQLGYTAKSPRWAMAYKFKAEKVETELQSVSYQVGRTGAITPVANLKPVLLAGTIVKRASLHNEDIIKKLDLHENDFVYVEKGGEIIPKIVGVNTEKRTEESKEVEYIKHCPECGTELVKIEDQAIHFCPNELHCPPQVVGRMIHYVSRKALNIDNLGSETIEQLYREKLVENPADFYVLTKEQLLPLERMAEKSAQNIISGIEKSKEIAFEKVLYGIGIKHVGETVAKKLVKNFPTIEELKNATVEELCQVEDIGAKIAVSIVEFFQNSENLLMIERLKSYGVQLEKGESTNEVLSNVLEAKTFLFTGKLSLFTRESAEEMVEKHGGKNISAVSKNLNYLVVGEKAGSKLKKAQDIGTITILDEQQFLDLIEKQ
- a CDS encoding TonB-dependent receptor; the encoded protein is MKKVKIVLGLLFLGLGTMAYAQTTQASIVGKVTGPGSTAQEKVKVTIVNESTGFRTETETNSKGEYIFKEIPLGGPYTVIVNDDKKEGYNVNFGDQVTVNMDLGNEKNIEEVKITGNLKNKIGNLGAATAISAKNISMLPVNGRNFANLAELSPLSGKGGNLSGQLGSSTNFTIDGMTAKNPTSAGATTSRSGAPFSISIEAVREFKITTNQYDVTLGRSGGGTVSAVTKSGTNKFSGSAWEYLRTNWLSSPYDIRGNKRDNDFSTSQFGFSLGGPIIKNKLHFFVAWDHQLDSRPLAIADIKSQDDEKRFSTTTQTLNQFLDIARAKYGVGSGPQFGTFDKVRNSDAAFLRLDWQINEKNLLTLRNNFTYDLNKNGLGDNTNINFFESYGNDKNLDNSLLLTLRSNLQPNLTNELKAQYLYTFQNSYQNNQLGKPVPRAIVEGVASSAGSTNIQIGGHRFGQESFRNNVIQVVDNLYYNTDKVKYTFGADLMYTTAKSVYGSEVNGRFHFQGMSNFDAMTPYRFYREVPLVEDPSVRSNIWNIGVYGQFQTKIAKGLDLMAGLRLDYGGYPKAEFNQKLFDEMGIRTDNKIKSFVVQPRFQFDWNINEGNKDFLKFGAGIFSSDINNYMIINNLVFDGKHLATVDVTGKDVPFPDFNSYRNDYNSVPSLSQYQIPTINYTGKDAKIPIVYKANISYTHFFNERFRAGIAGYMALGRNNYYYYDRNMVANPFFTLANEGGRGVFIPTSAITNNANNSVSFDWKQGRINNKFGRVLELVSDGKVNQFSFVIDTSYRYWKDGEITASYTWSDIKDNTSYNGNVANSATLSTMIQSDPRDLRMTYSDNQFRNKVVIYGNSPTIAGFTLGIRYSGIGGTRFSATTGGNINGDFVDSNDLAFIFPNITKAILDDPQVGQALKDYINEYNGKIAERNGGKNGFYGVWDVRVAKKIKFDKVGAFELSVDIFNVANLLNKEWGVNKSYGNTSLYKVTKFNKDTMQYEYTKNVSGGGLVPLSGNPYQIQIGAKYSF
- a CDS encoding glycerophosphodiester phosphodiesterase family protein, producing the protein MKNFILGLAVLSTVMMKAQTQIIAHRGYFQAQPPTTENSLQSLENAQKLKIYGSEFDVRMTKDGVLVINHDEHHGNIEISEATFKELEAVKLSNGENFPTLKDYLKQGKKDKSLKLIVEIKPAKTPEIENEITQKTIKMIKDMKLESQSEFISFSLNICKEIKKLAPAFKVQYLNGELSPEQIKKEGLDGMDYHYSVFQKNPTWIAEAKALGLITNAWTVNDVAVYDELKKQGIGFVTTNIPDQLKNK